The proteins below come from a single Diadema setosum chromosome 21, eeDiaSeto1, whole genome shotgun sequence genomic window:
- the LOC140244460 gene encoding uncharacterized protein has translation MNGATVFSTLALTAGYHQFELHKSSRYITTFSTHVGLRRYKRLMFGVNSASEIFQAAVAELLSGLNGVKNVSDDIIIYGKNQAEHDSRLKAVLDRLNSHNVRLKREKCQFSQPSVTFYGHVFSRQGLSPDPRKIEAIINADAPQNAKEMESLLGLASYISRFIPDYAALTAPLRALTHQDVQWTWGEPEIRAFEKLEEVITDHKPLLRIFDKQTPVSARSERWRLRLMPYNCKLVYRPGRDEENPVDYLSRHPDKVEAHSPDRDSQ, from the exons ATGAATGGTGCAACAGTCTTCAGCACTCTAGCTCTCACAGCAGGCTACCACCAGTTTGAGTTACACAAAAGCAGCAGATACATCACAACATTCAGCACTCATGTTGGCCTCAGGAGATACAAGCGACTGATGTTTGGGGTCAATTCGGCTAGTGAAATTTTCCAGGCTGCCGTGGCCGAACTCCTGAGTGGACTAAATGGTGTGAAAAATGTGTCAGACGACATAATCATCTACGGGAAAAATCAGGCTGAACATGATTCCCGACTGAAAGCAGTGCTAGATCGACTCAACTCTCACAATGTCAGACTCAAGAGAGAAAAGTGTCAATTCTCACAACCCTCTGTGACGTTCTATGGCCATGTCTTCAGCAGGCAAGGATTGAGCCCAGACCCAAGGAAAATCGAGGCCATAATCAATGCTGACGCCCCTCAGAATGCCAAAGAGATGGAGTCACTACTAGGCCTGGCATCCTACATATCCAGATTCATCCCGGACTATGCTGCACTTACAGCACCCCTTCGAGCGTTGACTCATCAGGATGTACAGTGGACTTGGGGTGAGCCAGAAATCAGAGCATTTGAGAAACTGGAAGAG GTCATCACAGACCATAAACCTCTGCTCAGGATCTTTGACAAGCAAACCCCTGTGTCTGCCAGAAGTGAACGGTGGAGACTGAGACTGATGCCATATAACTGCAAATTGGTGTACAGACCTGGCAGAGATGAGGAAAACCCAGTCGACTACTTGAGCAGACACCCAGACAAAGTAGAAGCACACTCACCAGACAGAGATAGCCAGTAG